The sequence below is a genomic window from Streptosporangium lutulentum.
CACCTCGAAGTCCACGCCGCGCAGTACCTCCAGCTTCCCGTACGACTTCTGCAGACCTCGTACCTGAATCGCCTGGGCTTGCTGTGCCGTCATCAGACGGTCCTCTCTTCTTTTCCGGTGTCTTCGCCGGCGGCGCGCTCGATGGCGTCGGCCAGCCGTTCCCGCTCCCGGCTGATCCACCGCCCCACCGGGTAGTTCTGAAGGAACGCCTCGGCGAACTCCACGGGGTCTTCCCCGACGACTTCGCGGATCGAGGTTCCGCTCGCCGCGCTCTGCTCGAACAGATCGGCGAGGTCCTCGTACATCGAGGCCGCCTCGCCGCCGTCCCCTGGCCCGAAGTGCATCAGGTACCGCTCCAGCGCTTCGACCGCCGTGCGATAGCTCTCGGGAAGCTTTTTGACGCGCGCCTTGTACTGCCGCCAGCGCCTCTTGTCCTCCAGTGGCCCGGTGACCACTTCCAGGTACTGCCGGTAGCGGCTCTTCGGCTCGTTCGACTCTGTGTCCATGTCTACTTGTCTCTTTCGCGGAGCTGTTCGAGCCGTTCTGCGAGGAAGCTCCAGTTCCTCCAGAACTCTTCGAGATACTCACGTCCCTGAGCGTTCAGGGAGTACACCTTGCGTGGCGGCCCTTTCTCGGACGGGACCTTCTCCACGTCGACGAGACCGTGCCGCTCGATCCTGACGAGCAGCGCGTAGACGGTGCCCTCGGCGATGTCGGAGAAGCCCCGATCCCGCAGCCACGCCGTGATCTCGTAGCCGTGGGCGAACCGGCCGGACAGGATCGCCAGGACGATGCCCTCCAGCGTTCCCTTGAGCATCTCCGTCGTCTGCTTGCCCATGGGACACCCCCCTTTCAGCTACTCGGTTCTGCTAGGTACCAGTAGAAAGTAACACTGACTACCAGTACATAGCAACACCGAATAGCTGAGATGTGACCCGGGACCGCACACGCGTGATCTGATCACCGCTCGTGGGCGAGCCCGCCGCCACTCCCCTCAGGGGAGGACGAGTCGCGTCAGCCCGCCGGAGATCCCGATCCTCGGCGTCGCCGTCGCGGACGCGGCGGGAGCACCGGCGGCCGCGGGTGCCGCAATCGCTGAACGGTCCATGGAGTCCACCGTCGCCGACCGCTCTGATACCGGGCCGTCGCCGTGCTGACGCGGCCGCTGACACGACACCGCATCAGACCTGATCGCCCCGCCGGCCGCAGCGCCACCCGGCGGACCGCCGACGGCCTCGTACGCGGTGGTCACGGACCCGGCCTCAGGGGAAAGGCGCGACCGCGCCGGGGGTCTCCGGGGCTTACCCGGCGGTCCAGCGCCGGGTGATCTCCTCGGCGTCGGGCGCCGGGCCGGGCAGGGGCTCCGCCGAGGTCAGGTGCATGGCGTCGAGGATCAGGGCCAGGTATCGGCGCCTGATCTGGGAGGTTCTGGTCTCGTCGCCGAGGTGGACGGCGGAGAGTTGATCAAAGATCATCGCCATGTCGGCGACGTTCAGGCCGGGACGGAGCACGCCGGCGTTCCTCGCGCGATCGAAGACCCGTGTGGCGAGTTCGGACGCATGGGCGGAGTCGCGGTAGAGGTCCTCGGTGGGCGTGAAGGTCCCGGCCAGGTTGATCGTCAGGGAGTGGACGTCGGCGTCCACGACGCGGCGCATGAACGCGGTGAAGGCGGTCCACGGGTCGCCCTCGTCGGCCAGAGCCGCCTCGGCCTCGGCGATGTAGCGCTTCAGGCCGTCCGCGCAGAGTTTGCGGAGCAGGTCCTCCTTGCCGGCGTAACGGCGGTAGAGGGCGCTGATGCCGACTCCGGCACGTTCGGCGACGGCCGAGACCGGTGCGCCGGGGTCGGCGACGAAGACCGCGCGCGCGGCCTCCAGGATCACCTGGTCGTTACGAGCCGCCTGGGCCTTCCGGCCGTTCATGGGCGCCGGGGGCGTTGCCTTCATCCCTTCAATCTATCTTCGGAACGTAAGGTTCCGTTCTGGATGAGGGAAACTCCTGGAATCCGGAGACCCGCCCGATCCGGAAACGGGACCGTCCGTTCAGGAGCTCATGGCGTAGAGCAGGTCGCGCAGGCCCTCCTCGCGGCCGTTGAGCCAGACCATGCGCAGGGCCAGGGCCGGCGCCTCCGGCTCCAGCGGGATCAGAGTGCCGGCCGCCAGGTCCTCGGCGATCGCGAAGTCGGGGAGCAGGGCCATGCCCAGCCCCTGCTTGGCCCACTCCCTGACGGTGACGACGCCGGGCAACTCCCGCCGCCTGACGTCGAGGCCGAACATCCGGTCGGAGGCCATCCGGATCGAGCAGGCGGGCTCGGTCACCAGCAGGGTGTCGGCGTGCCCGGTGGGGGCCGCGACCAGCACCAGCCGGACCTCTCCCACATCGAGGAAGTCCAGTTCGGGCGGTGGGACGAAACCGAGGCCGCCGATCTGGACCCCGGAGTCGAGCAACAGCCCGGCGTCGAGGGAGCCCCGTGCGATCTCGGCGAGCAGCAGTTGCCTGGAGAGCGCGGTGACGTCGAGGTCGATGTCGGGACGGGACTCGGCCAGGCGCCGGATGATGCCGGGCAGCCGGGTCGCGGCGAGCATCTCCAGCGCGCCCACCCGGACCTCGCGGCGCTGCCCGGTGACCGCCAGCCGCACCGCCTCCGCGTGGTCGAGCAGACCGCGGGCCTCGGCGAGCAGGGTCCGTCCCGGCCCGGTGAGCCGCATGCCCCGGGGAGTGCGCTCGAAGAGCGTCACCCCGAGGGAGCTCTCCAGCCGGCGGATCTGTTCCGACGTCGAGGCCGGTGCCAGGCCCAGCTGGTTCGCGGCTTCGGTGATCGTGCCCGCCCCGGCGACCGCGACAAAACCCCGCAATTGCCTCAGATCCATGTCGTCAGCATACGGTTTTCCCGAACGC
It includes:
- a CDS encoding DUF1048 domain-containing protein — its product is MDTESNEPKSRYRQYLEVVTGPLEDKRRWRQYKARVKKLPESYRTAVEALERYLMHFGPGDGGEAASMYEDLADLFEQSAASGTSIREVVGEDPVEFAEAFLQNYPVGRWISRERERLADAIERAAGEDTGKEERTV
- a CDS encoding PadR family transcriptional regulator gives rise to the protein MGKQTTEMLKGTLEGIVLAILSGRFAHGYEITAWLRDRGFSDIAEGTVYALLVRIERHGLVDVEKVPSEKGPPRKVYSLNAQGREYLEEFWRNWSFLAERLEQLRERDK
- a CDS encoding TetR/AcrR family transcriptional regulator, which produces MKATPPAPMNGRKAQAARNDQVILEAARAVFVADPGAPVSAVAERAGVGISALYRRYAGKEDLLRKLCADGLKRYIAEAEAALADEGDPWTAFTAFMRRVVDADVHSLTINLAGTFTPTEDLYRDSAHASELATRVFDRARNAGVLRPGLNVADMAMIFDQLSAVHLGDETRTSQIRRRYLALILDAMHLTSAEPLPGPAPDAEEITRRWTAG
- a CDS encoding LysR family transcriptional regulator, which translates into the protein MDLRQLRGFVAVAGAGTITEAANQLGLAPASTSEQIRRLESSLGVTLFERTPRGMRLTGPGRTLLAEARGLLDHAEAVRLAVTGQRREVRVGALEMLAATRLPGIIRRLAESRPDIDLDVTALSRQLLLAEIARGSLDAGLLLDSGVQIGGLGFVPPPELDFLDVGEVRLVLVAAPTGHADTLLVTEPACSIRMASDRMFGLDVRRRELPGVVTVREWAKQGLGMALLPDFAIAEDLAAGTLIPLEPEAPALALRMVWLNGREEGLRDLLYAMSS